In the Paenibacillus pabuli genome, one interval contains:
- a CDS encoding DUF423 domain-containing protein produces MQRVWMTVGAVMTMLSVAIGAFGAHMLKERIGADAIAVYETGVQYHMIHALALLIVGLTAGQLGASSKLKWAARLLFIGIIVFSGSLYVLSITGIKVLGAITPIGGVAFIAGWLLFTLDVWQRGKERS; encoded by the coding sequence ATGCAACGAGTATGGATGACGGTTGGAGCCGTAATGACAATGTTGTCTGTAGCTATAGGCGCGTTCGGTGCCCATATGCTTAAGGAACGAATTGGCGCAGATGCCATTGCCGTATATGAGACCGGAGTGCAGTATCACATGATTCATGCCCTGGCCCTGCTGATTGTGGGATTGACAGCGGGTCAACTCGGGGCGTCCTCCAAGCTGAAATGGGCGGCGCGTCTGCTGTTTATCGGTATTATTGTGTTCTCCGGCAGCTTGTATGTACTTAGTATTACGGGCATCAAAGTTTTAGGTGCCATTACGCCTATTGGCGGTGTTGCTTTTATTGCTGGATGGCTATTATTTACCTTAGATGTGTGGCAACGAGGGAAAGAGCGCTCCTAA
- a CDS encoding DegV family protein: MSRIKIFADSTSDLSPDWIKTHDIGIIPLYVVFGDESLKDGVEITPEQLYERVSQNGRLPKTAAPSPADFMTAFQPYIEQGDDILYISLSSELSSTYQNALLASSEFPEGRISVVDSLNLSSGIGLLVMKAVHAAEKGQSLKEITHLVEAVKPNVRTEFVIDTLEYLHKGGRCSGMQNLIGSLLKIRPVIRVTDGKMSPAYKVRGKREKALDQMLQNTLSEKHQIDTDLIIVVHTMAEEDALELQKSLQEQTGARVELTTAGCVICSHCGPKTIGIIYNTVL, translated from the coding sequence ATGTCAAGAATCAAAATTTTTGCAGATAGCACCAGTGATCTGAGTCCAGATTGGATTAAGACTCACGATATCGGGATCATTCCGTTGTACGTTGTATTCGGTGATGAATCGCTGAAGGATGGTGTTGAAATCACACCTGAACAGCTGTATGAGCGTGTAAGCCAGAACGGCCGACTGCCCAAAACAGCTGCTCCATCCCCTGCTGATTTCATGACGGCTTTTCAACCTTACATAGAACAAGGAGACGACATCCTGTATATCAGCTTGTCTTCTGAGCTTTCATCCACTTATCAGAATGCGCTGCTGGCAAGTTCAGAGTTTCCCGAAGGCCGCATCTCTGTGGTTGACTCACTTAATCTTTCCTCCGGAATTGGACTGCTTGTCATGAAGGCAGTGCATGCTGCGGAGAAAGGTCAGAGCCTGAAAGAAATCACTCATTTGGTTGAAGCAGTGAAGCCGAATGTACGGACTGAATTTGTTATTGATACATTGGAATATCTGCACAAAGGTGGACGCTGTTCAGGCATGCAAAACCTGATCGGAAGCCTGCTCAAGATTCGCCCCGTCATTCGGGTAACGGATGGCAAAATGTCACCTGCCTACAAAGTCCGTGGGAAAAGGGAAAAGGCTCTGGATCAAATGCTGCAAAACACACTCAGCGAAAAGCATCAGATCGACACAGACCTAATCATTGTTGTACATACCATGGCTGAAGAGGATGCACTTGAGCTGCAGAAATCCCTGCAGGAACAAACAGGTGCACGGGTTGAATTAACTACAGCTGGATGTGTCATCTGCAGCCATTGCGGACCCAAAACGATCGGTATCATTTATAATACGGTTTTGTAA
- the pdaA gene encoding delta-lactam-biosynthetic de-N-acetylase — MKRLVLYMLLTAVLAFSIFPVQTEASPVTGAYHFGFKRSQNGQLPSIDQEGFKSILQQNDAIFLGDTKQKELYLTFDNGYENGFTPAILDVLRDKKVPAAFFVTGHYLKDQPELVKRMAAEGHIVGNHSWNHPDMTRVSNEKLKTELEQVKSEVNRLTGQQATFLRPPRGIFNNRTLAESHAQGYINVFWSLAYKDWDVNVQRGADYARQQVLKQLHPGAVILLHSVSKDNTEALGSIIDEARKQGYAFKSLNDLKTKSY, encoded by the coding sequence ATGAAGCGATTGGTTTTATATATGCTGTTGACTGCCGTATTGGCGTTCAGCATATTTCCGGTGCAGACTGAAGCATCGCCCGTTACCGGAGCGTATCACTTTGGCTTCAAGAGAAGCCAGAACGGGCAGCTGCCCTCCATTGATCAGGAAGGATTTAAATCGATCCTGCAGCAGAATGACGCCATCTTTTTGGGGGATACCAAACAGAAAGAATTATATCTCACGTTTGATAACGGATATGAGAATGGATTTACTCCAGCCATTCTGGATGTGCTGCGCGATAAGAAAGTTCCTGCCGCTTTTTTCGTCACTGGTCATTATCTGAAGGATCAGCCGGAACTGGTCAAGCGCATGGCAGCAGAGGGACATATTGTTGGCAACCATTCCTGGAATCATCCGGATATGACTCGGGTATCCAATGAAAAGCTGAAAACAGAACTTGAACAGGTTAAATCGGAAGTGAATCGTTTAACCGGCCAGCAAGCCACCTTTTTGCGTCCGCCGCGCGGTATTTTTAATAACCGCACACTTGCAGAGAGCCATGCTCAGGGGTACATCAATGTGTTCTGGTCATTGGCTTACAAGGACTGGGATGTCAATGTACAGCGCGGAGCTGATTATGCACGTCAACAGGTGCTCAAACAATTACATCCTGGCGCTGTCATTCTCCTGCATTCGGTCTCCAAAGATAACACAGAGGCGCTGGGCTCGATCATAGATGAAGCACGGAAACAGGGATATGCGTTCAAAAGCTTGAATGACCTGAAAACAAAAAGTTATTAG
- the cysC gene encoding adenylyl-sulfate kinase has product MSKEERNITWQQSSLSRHEREIHNGHRSRTLWFTGLSGAGKSSLAFALEQHLHDRGVRCYVLDGDNVRHGLNRDLSFTAEDRQENLRRIGEVAKLMVDAGLLVLSAFISPHAQDREMVRQLFKPDDFIEIYVQCSIEECERRDPKGLYKKARSGDIPHFTGISAPYDVPEDPSLIIDTEQLTLHEAIQEIVQYLELTGALQLPLAPTTRQV; this is encoded by the coding sequence ATGTCGAAGGAAGAGCGCAATATTACCTGGCAGCAATCCAGTTTAAGCAGGCATGAACGGGAAATACATAACGGCCATCGCAGCCGTACGTTGTGGTTTACCGGATTATCGGGTGCAGGTAAATCCTCGCTTGCATTTGCCTTGGAACAGCATCTGCATGATCGAGGCGTTCGTTGTTATGTACTTGATGGTGACAATGTACGTCATGGGCTCAATCGCGATCTCAGTTTTACAGCGGAGGATCGACAAGAAAATTTACGCCGCATTGGTGAAGTAGCCAAATTGATGGTGGATGCCGGGCTGCTCGTTCTTTCGGCCTTCATTTCTCCCCATGCACAGGATCGGGAAATGGTCAGACAGTTATTTAAGCCTGATGATTTTATAGAAATATATGTTCAGTGTTCCATCGAAGAATGTGAGCGGCGCGATCCAAAAGGTTTGTACAAAAAAGCCCGCAGCGGAGATATTCCCCATTTTACTGGAATCTCAGCACCTTACGATGTGCCGGAGGATCCGTCGCTTATTATTGATACGGAACAGCTCACTTTGCACGAAGCCATTCAAGAGATTGTACAGTACCTGGAATTGACAGGAGCACTTCAGCTCCCTCTTGCCCCCACTACCCGTCAAGTTTAA
- a CDS encoding ABC transporter ATP-binding protein, whose product MSELRFYMRKLRDVTGPVLYWNLLGMICISLMEGIGIYMLVPMLSLIGIFEMSSTGLQLPWLSEWLGQLSDNSQLVLVLGVFVVILSGQAWLQRLQTIRNTRIQQQFIRTLRQETYRAIIMAKWSFFLQKRKSDFNHILTTELARVSQGTNLILQMAASLIFTAIQIGLAFWLSAKLTVIVLVFGVLLFFVLKQFVQRAKQIGDQTSELSQHYYNGITEHFNGIKDIKSNMLEESHIGWFEKICKRIERNVIQFSQLNSGTQLIHRVSSAVIIAAFIYLSLRVLAVPPASLLLIILIFSRLWPRFTSIQSNLEYISSMLPAFQLVRKLQAETEMSREISELNASAELNRNSWRDGHHIIQPLELMRSIECTNVNYRYEGSSSYSLANVNASIPAKGMTAIVGKSGAGKSTLIDLIMGLIRPESGQILIDGVPLSEEQLLAWRSSIGYVSQDPFLFHTSIRENLRLVDHDASEEQMWQALQFSSSAAFVRKLPHGLDTMIGDRGIRLSGGERQRLVLARAILRNPSVLILDEATSALDSENEQHIHEAIERLKGHVTIVVIAHRLSTIRTADRVIVLEEGRVIQQGGYQQLSTDPVGTFSKLLNMQADVVGQ is encoded by the coding sequence ATATCAGAACTTCGATTTTATATGCGCAAGCTTCGTGATGTAACAGGACCTGTTCTCTATTGGAACTTGCTAGGCATGATCTGCATTAGTTTAATGGAGGGAATCGGCATTTATATGCTAGTCCCCATGTTAAGTTTAATCGGTATATTTGAAATGAGCTCAACCGGGCTACAATTGCCCTGGCTCTCCGAATGGTTAGGTCAGCTCTCCGACAATAGTCAATTAGTGTTGGTATTGGGCGTTTTTGTGGTCATCCTCTCCGGACAGGCATGGCTCCAGCGTCTGCAGACGATTCGAAACACCCGGATCCAGCAGCAGTTTATCCGAACATTGCGACAGGAAACTTATCGGGCCATCATTATGGCCAAATGGTCTTTTTTTCTCCAAAAACGAAAATCCGATTTTAACCATATATTAACGACCGAACTTGCACGAGTCAGTCAAGGCACGAATCTGATCCTGCAAATGGCTGCGTCCTTGATTTTTACAGCGATTCAGATTGGGCTGGCTTTTTGGCTGTCCGCGAAGTTAACGGTTATTGTACTTGTTTTCGGGGTTCTGTTGTTCTTCGTTCTCAAGCAGTTTGTGCAGCGGGCCAAGCAGATCGGCGATCAGACATCCGAACTATCCCAGCACTATTATAATGGTATTACAGAGCATTTTAATGGTATTAAGGATATCAAAAGCAACATGCTCGAGGAGTCGCATATCGGATGGTTTGAAAAAATATGCAAACGAATCGAGCGAAACGTCATTCAATTCAGCCAGTTGAACAGTGGAACACAGCTTATTCACCGCGTATCCTCCGCTGTTATTATTGCCGCCTTCATCTACCTGTCACTGCGTGTTCTTGCCGTACCCCCGGCGAGTTTATTGCTGATCATTCTCATTTTCTCCCGGCTATGGCCCAGGTTTACATCCATTCAGTCCAACCTGGAGTATATTAGCTCGATGCTGCCGGCATTTCAGCTGGTCAGGAAGCTACAGGCTGAGACGGAAATGAGCCGTGAAATTAGTGAACTAAATGCATCAGCAGAATTAAATCGAAATAGCTGGAGAGATGGTCACCACATCATTCAGCCTCTTGAACTGATGCGATCTATCGAGTGTACGAATGTCAATTACCGTTACGAGGGCAGTTCGTCTTACTCGCTCGCAAACGTTAATGCATCCATTCCTGCCAAAGGAATGACAGCCATTGTGGGTAAATCAGGTGCCGGAAAGAGTACCTTAATTGATCTTATTATGGGTCTGATTCGTCCAGAGAGTGGGCAAATTCTCATCGACGGTGTCCCACTGTCCGAGGAGCAATTATTGGCGTGGAGAAGTTCGATTGGATATGTATCTCAGGATCCGTTTCTATTCCATACAAGCATCCGTGAGAATTTGCGGTTGGTTGATCATGACGCGAGTGAAGAACAGATGTGGCAAGCCTTGCAGTTTTCTTCCTCAGCAGCATTTGTCCGCAAACTTCCTCATGGATTGGATACGATGATTGGTGATCGGGGGATTCGTTTATCCGGTGGGGAACGCCAGCGTCTAGTACTGGCCAGAGCGATACTGCGTAATCCGTCAGTGCTCATTTTGGATGAAGCTACAAGTGCACTGGATAGTGAGAACGAGCAGCACATTCATGAGGCAATTGAACGACTCAAAGGACATGTAACCATTGTTGTGATTGCCCATCGTTTGTCCACGATCCGTACAGCGGATCGAGTAATTGTACTGGAGGAAGGCCGAGTGATTCAGCAGGGTGGGTACCAACAATTATCTACAGATCCGGTGGGGACCTTCAGCAAGTTATTGAATATGCAGGCCGATGTCGTAGGGCAGTAA
- a CDS encoding nucleotidyltransferase domain-containing protein has product MNLEFDDYTRGFPQELKLILTIMKDELQGLAPEAVKALTKGIDWKLFLRLVYHHRLYSVLYMKLKTLESPFIPASVVESLRQEYTANTFRMLHLTAEMEQVCGAFNEQGIRSITLKGPALAHDLYGDVSLRTSKDLDILIPFDDVESAEQILETLGYVSKEEKRRPTVQSWKWREHHICYKHPMKKTQVEIHWRLNPDSGKETDFELLWQRSRFSTYTQTPIRMLEREDLWAYLVTHGARHGWFRLRWLMDIDQMIRSMPLDVNLLTRRLKAEGRLVIGAQALRLASVLMNTPLDAGYRSLLSSQERAGERLAKHGVLFMNDMLDTPANLRSYRSYLFALRSTRQKMFFFIERLYPSTWDVEQLPLPRSLHFLYFPLRPFLWFWRRMKRNAMTERG; this is encoded by the coding sequence ATGAATCTTGAATTTGATGACTACACAAGAGGGTTTCCGCAAGAGCTCAAGCTGATTTTGACGATCATGAAAGATGAGCTGCAGGGACTTGCTCCAGAAGCAGTTAAGGCTTTAACCAAAGGAATAGACTGGAAGCTCTTTTTGCGTCTTGTCTATCATCACAGATTGTACTCGGTTCTATACATGAAACTCAAAACATTAGAATCTCCCTTCATTCCTGCGTCTGTTGTAGAGAGTTTAAGACAGGAATATACGGCGAATACGTTTCGCATGCTGCACCTGACGGCGGAGATGGAACAGGTCTGCGGGGCTTTCAATGAACAGGGAATTCGGAGTATTACGTTAAAAGGGCCAGCACTAGCCCACGATCTCTACGGAGATGTGTCTTTAAGAACATCCAAGGATTTGGACATTCTCATTCCTTTTGATGATGTGGAGTCTGCGGAACAGATTTTGGAAACGCTCGGTTATGTATCTAAGGAAGAAAAACGGCGCCCAACCGTGCAGAGCTGGAAATGGCGCGAGCATCATATCTGTTACAAGCATCCTATGAAGAAGACTCAAGTGGAAATTCACTGGCGGCTTAATCCGGATTCTGGAAAAGAAACGGATTTTGAGTTGCTGTGGCAGCGCAGTCGGTTCAGTACGTACACGCAGACCCCGATCCGCATGCTGGAGAGAGAAGATTTATGGGCATATCTGGTGACCCACGGCGCCCGTCATGGGTGGTTCAGACTGCGCTGGCTCATGGACATCGATCAGATGATTCGCAGTATGCCTTTGGATGTAAACCTGTTAACCAGACGCCTGAAAGCTGAAGGACGGCTCGTTATTGGTGCCCAAGCGCTGCGCCTTGCATCCGTACTGATGAATACACCACTGGATGCGGGCTATCGCAGTTTATTATCCTCCCAAGAACGCGCGGGAGAACGGCTGGCTAAACATGGCGTGTTATTTATGAATGATATGCTGGACACACCAGCGAATTTGCGAAGTTACCGCTCCTATCTGTTTGCGCTGAGAAGTACCAGACAGAAAATGTTTTTCTTCATTGAACGATTATATCCAAGTACCTGGGATGTGGAACAATTGCCGCTTCCGCGCTCTTTGCACTTTCTGTATTTTCCGTTACGTCCATTCCTCTGGTTCTGGCGGCGAATGAAAAGGAACGCGATGACGGAAAGGGGTTAA
- a CDS encoding lasso peptide biosynthesis B2 protein encodes MLRKIKNYRSLPREVRLMVWEAYIHLGWARILKARPFAKIAPGLGTAQYETSMNGIDRNQIIAIRHVSKAILLASKYTLWESRCLVMAIAAMKMLERRNIESTLYMGTARNKQGQMMAHAWLRSGKIIVTGADTMDQYTVVGVFGKRCPEKGTGEIVYES; translated from the coding sequence ATGTTACGCAAAATCAAAAATTATCGTTCATTGCCACGTGAAGTCAGGCTTATGGTATGGGAGGCGTATATTCATTTGGGGTGGGCACGGATCCTCAAAGCGCGACCTTTTGCCAAAATCGCCCCTGGGCTCGGCACAGCACAGTATGAAACCTCTATGAACGGAATCGATAGAAATCAGATTATAGCGATTAGACATGTTTCCAAAGCCATTTTGCTGGCGAGCAAGTACACATTATGGGAAAGCCGCTGTCTAGTCATGGCGATCGCTGCAATGAAAATGCTAGAACGCCGCAACATAGAGAGTACGCTGTATATGGGAACTGCGCGCAATAAGCAAGGACAAATGATGGCTCATGCCTGGCTGCGAAGTGGAAAAATCATCGTAACCGGAGCGGATACTATGGACCAATATACGGTTGTCGGCGTGTTTGGCAAGCGTTGTCCGGAGAAGGGAACTGGAGAAATTGTCTATGAATCTTGA
- a CDS encoding lasso peptide biosynthesis PqqD family chaperone, which yields MKSTKQFDWKDRVKQKEGNLVSDMGGEKVMMSIQSGKYYNLGSTGGRIWELLSQERTIADLVGVLASEYEIDADTCHAQVIPFLEHMSREGLIDVVHED from the coding sequence ATGAAAAGTACAAAACAGTTTGATTGGAAAGATCGTGTGAAGCAGAAGGAAGGGAATCTCGTCAGTGATATGGGCGGGGAAAAAGTCATGATGAGTATCCAAAGTGGAAAATACTATAATCTTGGCAGTACTGGCGGACGCATTTGGGAACTTTTGTCTCAGGAACGGACCATCGCCGACCTCGTTGGCGTGCTGGCTTCCGAGTACGAAATTGATGCAGATACGTGTCACGCACAAGTCATTCCGTTTCTTGAACATATGTCCCGTGAGGGATTAATCGACGTTGTCCACGAGGATTAA
- a CDS encoding HPr kinase/phosphorylase: MLPVQYEAYGLRWLSQFQMPELQIVQNSSQDAGDIDVHIQSADLTALWEAWNVGNENFVSRDGSLFFRIEDTGIFLIEQGRRIIVNPKQNADEKKVRLFILGTCMAVIMMQRGILPLHGSAVVIDGWAYAFVGHSGAGKSTLSAALASRGYPLLTDDVVALTWDAGGRAIVSPGYPQQKLWQPSLDGFGMKEENYATVHAEITKYAIPVQHYFHERAVPLAGIFELNPKPDAVREPIQLTQVQGLERLHLLCTHTFRSTLVARQGLAQWLFETVSRLSASIEICRLTRSGSEFTAFEMVERITDHVRKGVHTEQ, from the coding sequence TTGTTGCCTGTGCAGTATGAAGCATATGGATTGCGTTGGCTAAGCCAATTTCAAATGCCAGAACTCCAGATCGTGCAGAACAGTAGTCAGGATGCTGGTGATATTGACGTACATATCCAGTCTGCCGATTTAACCGCGCTTTGGGAAGCGTGGAATGTGGGGAATGAAAATTTCGTATCTCGTGACGGCAGTCTTTTTTTTCGAATTGAAGATACAGGCATCTTCCTGATTGAGCAAGGACGCAGAATAATTGTTAATCCTAAGCAGAACGCTGATGAAAAAAAAGTCCGATTGTTTATTCTTGGTACCTGCATGGCCGTTATCATGATGCAGCGGGGCATCCTGCCACTACACGGAAGTGCCGTAGTTATTGATGGCTGGGCTTATGCATTTGTGGGTCATTCGGGCGCTGGGAAATCCACTTTATCGGCAGCTCTGGCTTCACGTGGGTATCCACTTCTGACCGATGATGTCGTTGCACTAACATGGGACGCCGGAGGCAGAGCTATCGTATCTCCAGGGTATCCACAGCAGAAACTGTGGCAGCCCAGCCTAGATGGGTTTGGCATGAAAGAAGAGAACTATGCCACCGTACATGCCGAGATAACGAAGTATGCGATACCGGTTCAGCATTATTTTCATGAGAGAGCTGTCCCGCTTGCTGGCATTTTTGAGCTGAATCCCAAACCGGATGCCGTAAGGGAGCCTATTCAATTGACACAGGTTCAAGGCTTGGAAAGACTTCATCTGCTGTGTACACATACCTTCCGAAGTACTCTTGTGGCAAGGCAAGGCCTTGCGCAGTGGCTGTTCGAAACAGTTTCAAGATTATCTGCGAGCATAGAAATTTGTAGATTGACCAGGTCAGGTTCTGAATTTACTGCATTTGAGATGGTTGAACGAATTACAGATCATGTACGCAAAGGAGTGCACACAGAACAATGA
- a CDS encoding paeninodin family lasso peptide, producing MEKKEWQAPALEVLEVNQTMAGTGFRQIDWISEHDADLYDPTS from the coding sequence ATGGAAAAGAAAGAATGGCAAGCACCTGCACTGGAAGTGTTGGAAGTAAACCAAACTATGGCTGGAACTGGTTTCAGACAAATTGACTGGATCTCTGAGCACGACGCTGATCTCTACGATCCAACTTCCTAA
- a CDS encoding asparagine synthase-related protein, with translation MSAIAGIVHADGQEAFWEDSWRLYASLGHIPADTTGVWKGNQAFLSCHAQWITPESVNEQLPLVDEVSGLTITADAILDNREQLADQLFISRSQLSVLSDSELILRAYQQWGEQAASKLIGDFAFAIWDDRKRILFAARDITGMRTLYYRHDGKRFSFCTLIGPLLDLEGVTKDLNETWLSEFLAIPEMHGSADIHMTAYRGVNQLPPAHTLVFRASTFKVELKQYHRWDEVEPLLLKSDGEYVEAFRDVFSQAVSARLRTHRQVAAALSGGLDSGAVVGFASGSLRSQGKRLNAYSYVPVSDFTDYTSKTLLADERPFIRSTVDHIGNISENYLDFEGRSPFSEIDTWLDMMEMPYKYFENSFWIRGFYEKASQQDAGVLLTGARGNFTISWGPALDYYASLMKRGRWLLMLQEMRQYSQRTGMKFSRIARITAQKAYPERFHNASKGAANVATNQLIHPEFASRTGVLERLGSSVMLQGGARADALKVRAEKFNNLAIANKNGAVATKCSLRYRAWERDPTSDARVIQFCLSVPIEQYVSKGTDRSLIRRATSPELPDKVRLNQRVRGIQPADWLHRMIPDWDAFTAEVQALCSDSRVAGILNTERIQSALKNIPHPRPELASHPDMRLMMHSLIVYRFIRKF, from the coding sequence ATGAGTGCCATAGCGGGAATTGTTCATGCCGATGGTCAGGAAGCGTTTTGGGAAGATAGCTGGCGCCTGTACGCAAGCCTAGGACATATTCCGGCGGATACAACGGGGGTTTGGAAAGGGAACCAGGCATTCCTGAGTTGTCATGCCCAGTGGATCACACCCGAATCAGTCAACGAGCAGCTGCCTCTGGTTGATGAGGTCAGTGGTCTTACGATTACCGCAGATGCTATTTTGGATAACCGGGAACAACTCGCTGATCAGTTATTCATCTCCAGAAGCCAGTTGTCTGTCCTATCGGACAGTGAACTGATTTTGAGAGCCTATCAGCAATGGGGTGAACAGGCAGCGAGCAAGCTGATTGGGGACTTTGCTTTTGCAATCTGGGACGACCGCAAACGGATACTGTTTGCAGCGAGGGATATTACCGGCATGAGAACGTTGTATTACCGGCATGACGGCAAGCGTTTCTCATTTTGCACACTAATTGGCCCTTTGCTTGATCTCGAAGGGGTAACCAAGGATTTGAATGAGACCTGGTTATCCGAATTTCTGGCCATCCCGGAAATGCATGGCTCAGCAGATATCCACATGACAGCATATCGTGGAGTGAACCAATTACCCCCTGCACATACCCTGGTCTTCCGAGCATCCACTTTCAAAGTGGAACTGAAGCAGTATCATCGCTGGGACGAAGTGGAGCCGCTGCTTCTCAAATCCGATGGGGAATACGTTGAAGCATTTCGTGATGTATTCTCTCAGGCGGTCAGTGCCCGCTTGCGAACCCATCGGCAGGTAGCCGCCGCATTAAGCGGTGGACTGGATTCGGGTGCTGTTGTCGGTTTTGCTTCGGGATCCTTGCGCAGCCAGGGGAAAAGGCTGAATGCGTACAGCTACGTGCCTGTGTCTGATTTTACGGATTATACTTCCAAAACGCTGCTGGCTGATGAACGACCTTTCATTCGCTCCACAGTGGATCATATCGGAAATATATCGGAGAACTATCTGGATTTCGAAGGCAGGAGTCCTTTTAGTGAGATAGATACTTGGCTGGACATGATGGAAATGCCATATAAGTATTTCGAAAATTCATTCTGGATCCGGGGGTTTTACGAAAAGGCAAGTCAGCAGGATGCAGGGGTACTGCTCACCGGAGCCCGGGGAAATTTCACCATTTCATGGGGACCTGCACTGGACTACTACGCCAGTCTGATGAAACGCGGGCGCTGGCTCCTGATGCTGCAGGAGATGAGACAATATTCTCAGCGAACGGGAATGAAATTTTCAAGAATTGCTCGCATTACCGCACAAAAAGCCTATCCGGAACGTTTCCATAATGCCTCGAAAGGGGCGGCCAATGTCGCGACCAACCAACTCATTCATCCGGAATTTGCGAGCAGAACAGGGGTACTTGAGCGACTCGGATCATCGGTTATGCTTCAGGGAGGCGCTAGAGCAGATGCGTTGAAAGTAAGAGCGGAGAAGTTCAACAATTTGGCCATTGCGAACAAGAATGGAGCTGTAGCTACCAAATGTTCCTTGCGTTACCGGGCATGGGAGCGTGATCCCACCAGTGACGCCCGCGTCATTCAATTTTGCCTGTCGGTACCCATCGAACAGTATGTCAGCAAGGGAACAGATCGCTCCCTAATCCGGCGTGCAACCTCACCAGAATTGCCTGATAAGGTAAGACTCAATCAACGTGTTCGGGGCATACAGCCCGCGGATTGGCTGCATCGGATGATCCCTGATTGGGACGCTTTTACCGCAGAAGTGCAGGCGCTTTGTTCTGATAGTCGTGTAGCCGGCATATTAAACACCGAACGAATACAATCAGCGCTTAAAAACATTCCGCATCCACGGCCTGAGCTCGCCTCTCACCCGGATATGCGTTTGATGATGCACAGCCTGATCGTATACCGCTTCATCCGCAAATTTTGA